From Proteiniborus sp. MB09-C3, the proteins below share one genomic window:
- a CDS encoding alpha/beta hydrolase, whose amino-acid sequence MKVNIENMDLNYICEGQGKNMLILHGWGASIDTIMPIFNHLKSSFKVYAVDFPGCGKSQKPNEVLGAYDYARIIKEFIDTMEMDEIILIGHSHGGRVSLVLANKYPELVKKMILIDSAGLIPKRKLKYYVKVYTFKALKKLYSMAFFWMNKEEKMEHFYKKFGSTDYKDADGIMRKILVKLVNEDIRPLLKDIKASTLLIWGRDDDATPVYMGEIMEKEIKDSGLVVLENAGHYAYLDQFIRFKAIVDSFLEKDKLN is encoded by the coding sequence ATGAAAGTAAATATAGAAAATATGGATTTAAACTATATATGTGAAGGGCAAGGGAAAAACATGCTGATTCTTCATGGCTGGGGGGCTAGTATTGACACTATAATGCCAATATTTAATCATTTAAAGAGTAGCTTTAAGGTGTATGCTGTAGATTTTCCGGGCTGTGGAAAGAGTCAGAAGCCAAATGAAGTATTAGGTGCTTATGATTATGCCAGAATTATAAAAGAGTTTATTGATACTATGGAGATGGACGAAATCATATTAATTGGACATTCTCATGGAGGAAGGGTATCATTAGTCTTAGCTAATAAATACCCTGAACTAGTGAAAAAAATGATATTAATAGATAGTGCTGGTCTAATTCCAAAGAGAAAGCTAAAATACTATGTTAAAGTATATACATTTAAGGCATTGAAAAAGCTATACAGTATGGCTTTTTTCTGGATGAATAAGGAAGAAAAAATGGAGCATTTTTATAAAAAGTTTGGTTCTACTGATTACAAGGATGCAGATGGAATCATGAGAAAAATACTAGTAAAATTAGTCAATGAAGATATACGACCATTATTAAAAGATATAAAAGCTTCAACTCTCTTGATATGGGGGCGGGATGATGATGCAACTCCTGTCTATATGGGAGAAATAATGGAAAAGGAAATAAAGGATAGTGGATTAGTAGTACTTGAAAATGCGGGGCATTATGCATATCTTGATCAGTTTATTAGATTTAAAGCTATAGTAGACAGTTTTCTAGAAAAAGATAAGTTAAACTAA
- the murF gene encoding UDP-N-acetylmuramoyl-tripeptide--D-alanyl-D-alanine ligase: MLGNNSLMIILAVISVIIWNVSFFYRSRYMLHMMQLEGYLNESYLRWIKEFQYKVFSFKINIPMIVAVIFALITLITGQPLLNLSNIVIWSILTILSTNFKKENVKKDLVYTKRAQRLLASMYAVNFLILIISVIIYSLLAKYFFESYAILLLIGTILYYFAPYTLCLANILVKPIEEAINKHYYDMARDKVRSFENLKIVGITGSYGKTSAKFITAKILEEKFNVLKTPESYNTPMGVSKVINNTLNDEYNAFVVEMGARNIGEIKEMADLAGPKIGVITSIGPTHLETFINIDNIMKTKYELIEALPPDGIAIFNYDNQYLKKLADKTFKEKILYGTENTEFLDIYATNIEVSELGSTFILNDKNGNSIKCETKLLGSHNIGNLLAGACIGVALGLTFEEIARGIKKVEPVPHRLQLINPGTGVIIIDDAFNSNPVSSKAALDVISQFKEGRKIIVTPGMVELGQEEEEANRQFGRYVGDTCDFVILVGKNRTKPIYEGIFEKDFNKNNVFVVSSLNEATAVLQKIVRPKDVVLFENDLPDTYNE, encoded by the coding sequence ATGTTAGGAAATAATAGCCTTATGATAATACTTGCTGTTATTAGTGTTATCATCTGGAATGTATCTTTTTTTTACAGAAGCAGATATATGCTACATATGATGCAATTAGAAGGATATTTAAATGAAAGTTATTTGAGATGGATAAAAGAATTTCAATACAAAGTGTTTTCTTTTAAAATTAATATTCCTATGATAGTGGCTGTAATTTTTGCGTTAATAACCCTTATAACTGGGCAACCGCTACTAAACCTATCAAATATAGTTATTTGGTCTATATTGACTATTCTTTCAACTAATTTTAAAAAAGAAAATGTTAAAAAAGATTTAGTATATACAAAAAGAGCACAAAGACTTTTAGCATCTATGTATGCTGTAAATTTTTTAATATTGATAATTTCAGTAATAATATACAGTTTACTAGCAAAATATTTCTTTGAGAGTTATGCAATTTTACTTTTAATAGGTACTATATTATATTATTTTGCCCCATATACATTGTGCTTAGCCAATATTTTAGTAAAACCCATAGAAGAAGCTATAAATAAGCATTATTATGATATGGCACGTGATAAAGTCAGAAGCTTTGAAAATTTAAAAATAGTTGGGATAACAGGCAGCTATGGAAAGACTAGTGCCAAGTTTATTACTGCAAAAATACTAGAAGAAAAGTTTAATGTTTTAAAAACTCCAGAGAGCTACAATACGCCAATGGGAGTAAGTAAGGTAATTAACAATACCTTAAATGATGAATATAATGCATTTGTAGTAGAGATGGGTGCAAGAAATATAGGTGAAATTAAGGAAATGGCTGATTTAGCAGGACCAAAGATAGGAGTCATTACCTCAATAGGGCCTACACATCTTGAGACATTTATCAATATTGACAATATAATGAAAACGAAATACGAATTAATAGAGGCCCTACCACCAGATGGAATTGCTATATTCAACTATGATAATCAGTATCTAAAGAAACTAGCAGACAAGACATTTAAAGAAAAGATACTCTATGGAACTGAAAATACAGAGTTTCTTGACATATATGCAACTAATATTGAGGTATCTGAGCTAGGCTCAACTTTTATCTTAAATGATAAAAATGGGAACTCCATAAAATGTGAAACTAAACTATTAGGATCACATAATATTGGAAACCTACTAGCAGGTGCTTGTATAGGAGTGGCTTTAGGATTAACATTTGAAGAGATAGCGAGGGGCATTAAAAAAGTAGAGCCAGTGCCTCACAGACTACAGCTTATAAATCCTGGTACTGGGGTAATAATAATCGATGATGCGTTTAATTCAAATCCAGTTAGCTCAAAGGCAGCCTTAGATGTTATAAGTCAATTTAAGGAAGGAAGAAAAATAATAGTTACTCCTGGAATGGTGGAGCTTGGGCAGGAAGAAGAAGAGGCCAACAGACAGTTTGGAAGATATGTAGGAGACACATGTGATTTTGTAATACTTGTTGGTAAAAATAGAACTAAACCTATCTATGAAGGTATATTTGAAAAAGATTTTAATAAAAATAATGTATTTGTTGTGAGTAGTTTAAATGAAGCCACAGCAGTATTACAGAAAATTGTGAGGCCAAAAGACGTAGTATTGTTTGAAAATGACTTACCTGATACTTATAATGAGTAA
- a CDS encoding D-alanine--D-alanine ligase family protein, protein MKKRVGVVFGGRSVEHEVSVITGMQVIENIDKTKYDVLPIYISKEGKWLTGESLMNFKNFKNDNLKNLKEVIMTPKYNDNRLYSHPEDIGFLGKKLVENVDVIFTALHGTNAEDGTVQGLLELIDIPYTGAGVMASAVGMDKIVMKDVFRAHGLPVVDYMWFFRKKWSTDRETVINDVEKKIGYPVFVKPANLGSSVGITKAKDREKLIDAIEIAIRYDRKIIVEKSVEAPREINCAVMGYDDNVKTSLCEEPVGWKELLTYEDKYISSNSKGSKSGGRNIPADLPEDTTKLIQETAKQAFMAIDCRGNARIDFLLDQEGKVFVNEINTLPGSIAYYLWEPMGIDFKDLISELIDIALFAHKEKNENMYSYDVDLFKRVEFGGSKAKKI, encoded by the coding sequence ATGAAGAAAAGAGTAGGTGTCGTTTTTGGAGGCAGAAGCGTAGAGCACGAAGTTTCTGTCATTACAGGTATGCAGGTTATAGAGAACATTGACAAGACAAAATACGATGTATTGCCTATATATATAAGCAAAGAAGGTAAGTGGCTTACAGGTGAATCTCTGATGAATTTTAAAAACTTTAAGAATGACAACTTAAAGAATTTAAAAGAAGTGATAATGACGCCAAAATATAATGACAATAGATTGTATTCACATCCAGAGGACATAGGCTTTTTAGGTAAGAAGCTTGTAGAAAATGTGGATGTAATATTTACTGCACTTCATGGGACTAATGCTGAGGATGGAACTGTTCAAGGGCTGCTTGAATTAATAGATATCCCATATACAGGAGCAGGAGTCATGGCATCTGCAGTTGGTATGGATAAGATAGTAATGAAGGATGTATTTAGGGCACATGGATTACCTGTAGTAGACTATATGTGGTTCTTTAGAAAGAAATGGTCTACTGATAGAGAAACTGTAATAAATGATGTGGAAAAGAAAATTGGGTATCCTGTTTTTGTTAAGCCAGCAAATCTTGGTTCAAGTGTTGGCATTACAAAGGCTAAGGATAGAGAAAAATTAATAGATGCAATTGAAATAGCAATAAGATATGATAGAAAAATAATTGTAGAGAAAAGTGTTGAAGCTCCTAGGGAAATTAACTGTGCTGTTATGGGATATGATGACAATGTAAAGACATCATTATGTGAAGAACCAGTAGGCTGGAAGGAGCTACTTACCTATGAGGATAAATATATTAGCAGCAATAGTAAAGGCTCAAAGAGTGGAGGAAGAAACATACCTGCTGACCTTCCAGAAGATACAACAAAGCTAATACAAGAAACAGCCAAACAAGCTTTTATGGCTATAGATTGCAGAGGAAATGCAAGAATAGACTTTTTATTGGATCAAGAAGGAAAAGTATTTGTCAATGAAATCAATACACTTCCAGGGTCAATTGCATACTACTTATGGGAGCCAATGGGTATCGACTTTAAAGACTTAATAAGCGAGCTTATAGACATTGCATTATTTGCACATAAAGAAAAGAACGAGAATATGTATTCATATGATGTAGATTTATTCAAGAGAGTAGAATTTGGCGGAAGTAAAGCGAAAAAAATATAG
- the rnr gene encoding ribonuclease R, producing MNTKEKIVEFMEKQAYKPMLREELARAFEVEPIDYKDFFKLLDVMENEGLIIKTHKDRYGIPEKMNLVVGRLQCHQRGFGFLIPENKELKDVFVSAQDMNGALHGDKVVVRLITKSSEGRRQEGEVIRLLERVNKTIVGVYENSKNFGFVVPSDTRINMDIFIPKSEINGARTNQLVIVEITKWPEKRRNPEGKIIEILGHKNDTGTDILAIIKKYDLPEDFPEEVYEEAERIPEEIREDEIKRRLDLRDKNIFTIDGADAKDLDDAISIEKLENDNYKLGVHIADVTYYVRENSYLDKEALKRGTSVYFVDRVIPMLPKKLSNGVCSLHPGVPRLTLSIFMEINNNGKVVDHQIIETVIESKERLVYDDISDLLENDDAEQKKRYAHILEDLKLAEELCRILTSMREERGSIDFDFPESKIILDEKGKPIDVKKYDRRIANRIIEEFMLISNETVAEYMYWTDVPFLYRIHEDPDMEKINDFNKFIHNFGYHLKGSQEIHPKELQELIKKIENTKEETIINTLMLRSLRKAKYSAESEGHFGLAAKYYTHFTSPIRRYPDLQIHRIIKEFINNKINDQRIDKLRALLPRVAEQSSDTERTADEASRETDDLKKVEYMADRVGQEYDGIISGVMPFGIFVELGNTIEGLVHISTLIDDYYEYDQPNYRFIGEKTKKIYRIGDEVRIRVVGTDVANRQIDFVLI from the coding sequence ATGAACACTAAAGAAAAGATAGTGGAATTTATGGAAAAGCAGGCTTATAAGCCTATGCTGAGAGAAGAGCTTGCTAGAGCATTTGAAGTTGAGCCTATAGATTATAAAGATTTTTTTAAGCTATTAGATGTAATGGAAAATGAAGGTCTTATAATAAAAACGCATAAGGACAGATATGGTATACCTGAAAAAATGAATCTAGTAGTAGGAAGACTGCAATGTCATCAGAGAGGGTTTGGATTTTTAATACCAGAAAACAAAGAGCTTAAAGACGTATTTGTTTCAGCTCAGGATATGAATGGAGCATTGCATGGAGATAAAGTAGTTGTTAGGCTGATTACAAAAAGCAGCGAAGGAAGAAGACAAGAGGGAGAAGTAATCAGACTTTTAGAAAGAGTAAATAAAACAATCGTTGGAGTATATGAAAATAGTAAGAACTTTGGATTTGTAGTTCCTAGTGATACGAGAATAAATATGGATATATTTATACCAAAGTCAGAGATTAATGGTGCAAGGACTAACCAGCTAGTAATAGTAGAGATTACAAAATGGCCTGAAAAAAGAAGAAATCCTGAGGGTAAAATAATTGAAATCCTAGGACATAAAAATGATACAGGAACAGATATCCTAGCTATCATCAAAAAATATGATTTGCCAGAAGATTTTCCAGAAGAAGTTTACGAAGAGGCAGAGAGAATACCTGAGGAGATACGTGAAGATGAAATAAAGAGAAGATTAGATTTAAGGGATAAGAATATATTTACTATAGATGGCGCAGATGCTAAAGATTTAGATGATGCTATTTCAATTGAAAAACTTGAAAATGACAACTATAAATTAGGAGTGCATATAGCAGACGTAACTTATTATGTAAGGGAGAATTCATACTTAGACAAAGAAGCTCTTAAGAGAGGCACAAGTGTATATTTTGTAGACAGAGTTATACCTATGCTTCCTAAAAAGCTTTCTAATGGAGTATGTAGCTTACATCCAGGTGTTCCAAGGCTAACATTGAGTATTTTCATGGAAATAAATAATAATGGAAAAGTTGTAGATCATCAAATAATAGAAACTGTAATAGAAAGTAAGGAAAGACTAGTCTATGATGATATATCAGATTTACTTGAAAACGATGATGCAGAGCAGAAGAAGAGATATGCTCATATTCTAGAGGATTTGAAGTTAGCTGAAGAACTTTGCAGGATTTTAACTAGTATGAGAGAGGAAAGAGGAAGTATAGATTTTGATTTCCCAGAGTCTAAGATAATTCTAGATGAAAAAGGCAAGCCGATAGATGTAAAAAAATATGATAGAAGAATAGCCAATAGAATAATTGAAGAATTTATGCTCATAAGCAATGAGACTGTGGCTGAATATATGTATTGGACTGATGTTCCGTTTTTGTATAGAATACATGAGGATCCAGATATGGAAAAGATAAACGACTTCAATAAGTTTATACATAATTTTGGATATCATTTAAAGGGTTCACAGGAAATACATCCTAAAGAGCTTCAAGAATTGATCAAAAAAATTGAAAATACAAAGGAAGAAACTATTATAAATACATTAATGCTCAGGTCTTTGAGAAAGGCTAAATACAGTGCTGAATCAGAAGGCCATTTTGGATTAGCAGCAAAATATTACACGCATTTTACATCGCCAATAAGAAGATATCCAGACCTTCAAATTCACAGGATTATTAAGGAGTTTATCAATAATAAGATAAATGATCAAAGAATTGATAAGCTAAGAGCTCTTTTACCTAGAGTTGCAGAGCAGTCATCAGATACTGAAAGAACTGCAGATGAAGCATCAAGAGAAACCGATGATTTAAAGAAAGTAGAGTATATGGCAGACCGAGTAGGGCAGGAATATGATGGTATCATATCTGGAGTTATGCCTTTTGGAATATTTGTAGAGCTTGGAAATACAATTGAGGGGTTAGTGCATATAAGTACACTTATAGACGACTATTATGAATATGATCAACCTAATTATAGGTTTATTGGCGAAAAGACAAAGAAGATATATAGAATAGGCGATGAAGTAAGAATCAGAGTAGTAGGCACTGATGTAGCTAATAGACAAATTGATTTTGTTTTGATTTAA
- the smpB gene encoding SsrA-binding protein SmpB: MSTNTHTKTLATNRKARHDFFIEETIEAGIELTGTEVKSFRQGKINLKESYGMVENSEVFIHGMHVSPYEQGNIYNVDPLRKRKLLLHKREIRKLVGYITQKGYSLVPLSAYLKNGKVKIDLAIAKGKKLYDKREDIAKKDAERRIQRHLSEKY; encoded by the coding sequence ATGAGTACAAATACACATACTAAAACTCTAGCAACTAATAGAAAAGCTAGACATGATTTTTTTATAGAGGAAACTATAGAGGCAGGGATTGAATTAACTGGTACAGAGGTTAAATCCTTTAGACAAGGCAAGATTAATCTCAAAGAAAGCTATGGTATGGTTGAAAATAGTGAGGTCTTTATCCATGGTATGCATGTAAGCCCTTATGAGCAAGGCAATATATACAATGTAGATCCTCTAAGAAAAAGGAAGCTATTGCTTCACAAAAGAGAAATAAGAAAACTTGTGGGCTATATTACTCAAAAGGGATACTCCCTAGTACCACTAAGTGCATACCTTAAAAATGGAAAGGTAAAGATAGACCTTGCCATTGCAAAAGGTAAAAAGCTATATGATAAAAGAGAAGATATAGCAAAGAAAGATGCAGAGAGAAGGATACAGAGACATTTAAGTGAAAAATATTAA
- a CDS encoding helix-turn-helix domain-containing protein, with translation MSKYNKKDKIKAIRLIQNENYSIRAVSKELGISKSTIARWWNSYDIHGEASFSMNPRKYTGEFKIEVVKYMHNNHLSLDQVSALFGIPGTTTVQNWERIYNEEGEVGLLTERRGRSQKQGMKKDKNEINMDSLDNATEDKLILEIKKLKAEVAYLKKSIALKEEKMSLKTKKKHR, from the coding sequence ATGAGCAAATATAATAAAAAAGATAAAATTAAAGCTATCAGATTAATTCAAAACGAAAATTATTCAATAAGAGCTGTTTCAAAAGAACTAGGTATTTCTAAATCTACCATTGCAAGATGGTGGAATAGCTATGATATTCATGGAGAAGCTAGCTTTTCTATGAATCCTAGAAAATATACTGGTGAATTTAAAATAGAAGTAGTAAAATATATGCATAATAACCATCTATCCCTAGACCAGGTATCTGCCCTGTTTGGAATACCAGGTACAACTACTGTTCAAAATTGGGAACGCATATATAATGAGGAAGGAGAAGTTGGTCTTTTAACTGAAAGACGTGGAAGATCACAAAAACAAGGTATGAAAAAAGATAAAAATGAAATAAATATGGACTCCTTAGATAATGCTACAGAAGATAAATTAATATTAGAAATCAAAAAGCTTAAAGCAGAGGTTGCCTACTTAAAAAAATCTATAGCCTTAAAGGAAGAAAAAATGAGCTTAAAAACAAAGAAAAAGCACAGGTAG
- a CDS encoding IS3 family transposase, with protein MYSLKGRKNELKNKEKAQVVNSLRHEHDLNTLLEVAGLKRSTFYYHMKRFDIPDKYEKIKEKIREIYDSSKGRYGYRRITMSLNSFGFVINHKTVQKLMKELNIICQVRMKKYKSYKGEVGEAAPNLLKRDFSAEKPNQKWVTDITEFSLFGEKLYLSPILDLFNGEIISYSITSRPHFGQVMEMLDIAFEKHKNLEGLTFHSDQGWQYRHKRYSYRLKQLGIKQSMSRKGNCLDNSVIENFFGLLKSELLYLQKFDDTDHFKRELIDYIEWYNKYRIKTKLKGLSPIQYRAQSLSVA; from the coding sequence ATCTATAGCCTTAAAGGAAGAAAAAATGAGCTTAAAAACAAAGAAAAAGCACAGGTAGTAAACTCTTTAAGGCATGAACACGATCTAAATACCCTGCTAGAAGTTGCAGGATTAAAAAGGTCAACATTTTACTACCATATGAAAAGATTCGACATACCAGATAAATATGAAAAAATTAAAGAAAAGATAAGGGAAATATATGATAGCAGTAAAGGTAGATACGGCTATAGAAGAATAACTATGTCCCTAAATAGCTTTGGCTTTGTAATTAATCACAAAACTGTACAAAAACTTATGAAAGAACTAAATATCATATGCCAAGTGAGAATGAAAAAATATAAATCCTATAAAGGTGAAGTAGGAGAAGCAGCACCAAACCTATTGAAGAGAGATTTCTCAGCAGAAAAACCTAATCAAAAGTGGGTTACAGACATAACAGAGTTCTCACTATTCGGGGAAAAATTATACCTATCACCAATACTAGATTTGTTTAACGGAGAGATCATTAGTTATTCTATTACAAGTAGACCACACTTCGGGCAAGTAATGGAGATGCTTGATATTGCATTTGAAAAGCATAAAAACTTAGAAGGTTTAACATTTCACTCAGATCAAGGGTGGCAATACAGACACAAAAGATACAGTTATCGATTAAAACAACTAGGAATAAAGCAAAGTATGTCCAGAAAAGGAAACTGTTTGGACAATTCAGTAATTGAAAACTTTTTTGGTTTGTTAAAATCAGAATTACTATATCTTCAAAAATTTGATGATACAGATCACTTTAAGAGAGAACTAATAGATTACATAGAGTGGTATAATAAATACAGAATAAAGACCAAACTAAAAGGATTAAGCCCTATCCAATATAGAGCTCAATCCTTATCAGTAGCTTAA
- a CDS encoding response regulator transcription factor yields the protein MLIEDDENLSRGILFAFEKNGYHAISASGVTEGKRLLEHHEVDLIILDLGLPDGNGMDLCKEIRTYSQIPIIMLTACDLDTDEVQGLMSGADDYITKPFSLSVLRARVEVVFRRFEANNNHILQSGRFRLDVNLCKFYRADEEIPISATEFRLFNYCMSNAGHVLTKDQILALWDMHGSFVDENTLSVNISCLRGKIENDPKNPKIIKTIHGMGYVWLKE from the coding sequence TTGTTGATTGAAGATGATGAAAATTTAAGCCGTGGTATTTTGTTTGCATTTGAAAAAAACGGATACCATGCTATTTCTGCAAGTGGAGTCACGGAAGGGAAACGGCTATTAGAACACCATGAAGTCGATCTTATCATACTGGATTTAGGACTGCCAGATGGCAATGGGATGGATTTATGCAAAGAAATCAGGACATATTCCCAAATTCCTATTATTATGCTTACAGCCTGTGATTTGGATACGGACGAGGTTCAAGGACTTATGTCCGGCGCAGACGATTACATTACGAAGCCATTTTCGCTCTCGGTCTTACGCGCTCGTGTTGAAGTTGTATTTCGTCGATTTGAAGCAAATAATAATCATATCCTTCAATCTGGTAGATTCAGACTAGATGTGAATCTTTGCAAATTTTATCGGGCTGATGAAGAAATCCCAATCAGCGCGACAGAATTCCGGCTTTTCAATTATTGTATGAGTAATGCAGGGCACGTTTTAACTAAAGATCAGATACTCGCGCTATGGGATATGCATGGCAGTTTTGTTGATGAAAACACCTTGTCCGTGAACATCAGCTGCTTGCGTGGAAAAATAGAAAATGACCCTAAAAATCCCAAGATAATAAAAACAATACATGGGATGGGTTACGTATGGTTAAAGGAGTGA
- a CDS encoding histidine kinase dimerization/phospho-acceptor domain-containing protein, producing MVKGVMELTYLPYIFVGVAIIALIITIFCCRRHVINTFNAADKVLDRILTKDNNLRFEITEDDRISKLAHKANRIVDLYISDIAQSKEEKETIQGFIFDMSHQMKTPLSSISMYSDLLIEDNLSADEQQEFLTRVKLGTEKLQWMMDSLIKMSRLEVGAIQLAPMKASIWQTTSESISGVVAIAAQKI from the coding sequence ATGGTTAAAGGAGTGATGGAACTGACTTATTTGCCCTATATATTCGTTGGTGTGGCTATTATAGCTCTCATTATCACCATCTTTTGCTGCCGAAGGCATGTTATTAACACTTTCAATGCCGCAGATAAGGTTCTGGACCGCATTTTAACGAAAGATAACAATTTACGGTTCGAAATTACAGAAGATGACCGAATATCAAAACTTGCACACAAAGCAAACCGGATTGTGGATCTATACATTTCCGATATAGCGCAGTCGAAAGAAGAAAAAGAAACAATACAAGGCTTCATTTTTGATATGTCCCATCAGATGAAAACTCCCTTATCGAGTATCTCGATGTATTCAGATTTGCTAATCGAAGACAATTTATCCGCAGATGAACAACAGGAATTTTTAACCCGTGTAAAGTTAGGAACGGAAAAACTGCAATGGATGATGGACAGCCTAATTAAAATGTCAAGACTTGAAGTAGGCGCTATTCAGCTTGCTCCAATGAAAGCCAGTATCTGGCAAACTACTTCTGAAAGTATAAGTGGTGTAGTTGCTATTGCCGCCCAAAAAATATAA
- a CDS encoding SOS response-associated peptidase family protein, which produces MCGRYFIDINLRDIIYKIEKNSAEIYKTDEIFPTNLVPIITKHGSILAKWGFPKWNCRGVIINARVESLSERSMFKNLVNTKRCIIPASAYFEWKKDDNNNIKKYKFKNLDSILYIAGLYDTFSESSKQLSLFEDNSRQDFLAFTIITKEANDYVSSIHNRMPLIFSKDEMFLWLNGYDIDALVSQNNYTLTYSPAD; this is translated from the coding sequence ATGTGCGGAAGATATTTTATAGATATAAATCTTAGAGACATTATTTATAAGATAGAAAAGAATTCTGCTGAAATCTACAAAACTGATGAAATATTTCCTACAAATCTTGTTCCAATAATAACAAAACATGGTTCTATTTTAGCGAAATGGGGCTTTCCAAAATGGAATTGTAGAGGTGTAATTATAAACGCTCGTGTTGAAAGTTTATCAGAAAGAAGTATGTTCAAAAATTTAGTAAATACTAAACGCTGTATTATCCCTGCATCGGCTTATTTTGAATGGAAAAAAGATGATAACAATAATATTAAAAAATATAAATTTAAAAATCTTGATTCTATCTTATACATAGCAGGTCTTTATGACACCTTTTCTGAAAGCAGTAAACAATTAAGCTTATTTGAAGATAATAGTAGGCAAGATTTCTTAGCTTTTACAATTATAACAAAAGAAGCAAATGATTATGTATCATCTATCCATAATCGTATGCCATTGATTTTTAGCAAAGATGAAATGTTTCTATGGCTTAACGGCTATGATATTGATGCTCTAGTATCACAAAACAATTATACCCTTACTTATTCTCCTGCTGATTAA